A region from the Aphis gossypii isolate Hap1 chromosome 1, ASM2018417v2, whole genome shotgun sequence genome encodes:
- the LOC114131373 gene encoding uncharacterized protein LOC114131373 — MKFVIFAALFVAASTVVGASSVRVKKDVGSKNSEQCVYTDVSKTGKKTIVCGDPAPPTLASILTSQLQQRKSTGPEARIPSEKCLDLHKPKQTPVSVYVQPQQQYEQPHYEQLHVMHHQVPQVQYVQQQPQVHYVQQQQPLVHYQPTVVYQKPAVQLQPYKSPCSQYGGYSDGGYSSGYGYSNGGYGGYGGYTGGGYRMADDASPIAVPARAVDEMAGADDVYDDETPIMQNYLEAGPYEGNAAMARKGFGGGRPRTVEMRPLFVPAMLRSADQYGYEDGVGPEWQPQQRLVSEPELQFPGQLSQQPMVGRFSGVERSMASAVAAEGGPLDRRQLAYSGYVPVRPETIMSMTDRYNFGGYSRTAGQPVQQEQQMQQLQQQQLQQQQLQQQQLQQQQLQQQQQQQPQQQLPSSQDNQSTGGEVDGALTAVPAKADPKDLKPADRKKNVKN, encoded by the coding sequence ATGAAGTTCGTTATTTTCGCGGCGTTATTCGTAGCGGCATCGACCGTTGTCGGCGCCTCGTCGGTGCGAGTGAAGAAGGACGTCGGGTCGAAGAACAGCGAGCAGTGCGTGTACACGGACGTGTCGAAAACGGGTAAGAAGACGATTGTCTGCGGCGATCCGGCACCGCCCACGTTGGCCTCCATCCTGACCAGTCAGCTGCAGCAGAGAAAGTCTACGGGTCCCGAAGCCAGAATCCCGTCGGAAAAATGTCTTGACCTCCACAAACCCAAGCAAACTCCCGTGTCCGTGTACGTGCAACCGCAACAGCAATACGAACAACCACACTACGAACAGTTGCACGTGATGCACCATCAGGTGCCTCAGGTGCAGTACGTGCAGCAACAGCCTCAGGTACACTACGTGCAGCAGCAACAGCCGCTGGTGCACTACCAGCCGACGGTCGTTTACCAGAAACCCGCGGTACAACTGCAACCTTACAAGTCTCCGTGTTCGCAGTACGGCGGTTACTCGGATGGTGGTTACTCGTCGGGTTACGGTTATTCGAATGGCGGCTACGGCGGTTATGGTGGTTACACGGGCGGCGGTTATCGTATGGCCGACGACGCATCTCCCATCGCGGTACCGGCGAGGGCAGTAGACGAAATGGCGGGCGCTGACGATGTGTACGATGACGAGACGCCGATTATGCAAAACTACTTGGAGGCCGGACCGTACGAAGGCAACGCGGCAATGGCCCGCAAAGGGTTCGGTGGCGGCCGCCCGAGAACGGTGGAGATGCGACCCTTGTTCGTGCCGGCGATGCTGAGGTCGGCGGACCAGTACGGATACGAAGACGGTGTCGGACCGGAATGGCAGCCACAGCAGCGGTTAGTATCGGAACCGGAACTTCAGTTTCCGGGTCAGTTGTCACAGCAACCGATGGTCGGCCGATTTTCGGGCGTCGAGAGGTCTATGGCGTCGGCAGTTGCTGCGGAGGGTGGTCCGTTGGACAGGCGGCAGCTGGCGTACAGTGGTTACGTGCCCGTCCGGCCCGAGACGATTATGTCGATGACGGACCGGTACAACTTTGGCGGATATTCGAGGACAGCCGGACAACCGGTGCAACAAGAGCAGCAAATGCAACAactgcaacaacaacaattgcaacaacaacaactgcaacaacaacaacttcaacaacaacaactgcaacaacaacagcaacaacaaccACAGCAACAACTGCCCTCTTCACAGGACAATCAATCGACCGGCGGAGAAGTCGACGGTGCGCTGACGGCAGTACCCGCAAAGGCCGACCCAAAAGATTTAAAACCGGCCGATCGCAAGAAAAACGTGAAAAACTAA